A stretch of the Erinaceus europaeus chromosome 1, mEriEur2.1, whole genome shotgun sequence genome encodes the following:
- the PPP1R3C gene encoding protein phosphatase 1 regulatory subunit 3C, giving the protein MSCTRMIHVLDPRPLTSSVMPVDVAMRLCLAHSPPLKSFLGPYNDFQRRHFVNKLKPLKPCLNIKQEADSQSDWKHSHNQAKKRVVFADSKGLSLTAIHVFSDFPEEPVWDLQFDLLDLSDISSGLKLHEEKNLILDFPQPSADYLNFRNHFQKNFVCLENCSLQERTVTGTVKVKNVSFEKKVQIRITFDSWKSYTDVDCVYMKNVYGGSDSDTFSFAIDLPSVIPTKEKIEFCISYHANGQIFWDNNEGQNYRIVHVQWKPDGVQTQASQDCAFHQTPPKSESESTVFGSPRMASGLFPEWQSWGRMENLASYR; this is encoded by the exons ATGAGCTGCACCAG AATGATCCATGTTTTAGATCCACGGCCTTTGACAAGCTCTGTCATGCCAGTGGATGTGGCTATGAGGCTGTGCTTGGCTCACTCACCACCTCTAAAGAGCTTCCTGGGACCGTACAACGACTTCCAAAGAAGACATTTTGTGAACAAACTCAAACCTCTGAAACCATGCCTCAATATAAAACAGGAAGCCGACTCACAGAGTGATTGGAAACATTCGCACAACCAGGCCAAAAAACGAGTGGTGTTTGCTGATTCCAAGGGCCTCTCCCTCACTGCCATCCACGTCTTCTCTGACTTCCCAGAAGAACCAGTGTGGGATCTCCAGTTTGATCTTTTGGACCTCAGTGATATCTCCTCTGGTTTAAAACTCCATGAGGAGAAAAACTTGATTTTAGATTTCCCCCAACCCTCAGCTGACTACTTAAATTTCCGGAACCATTTTCAGAAGAACTTTGTCTGTCTGGAGAACTGCTCTTTACAAGAGCGAACAGTGACGGGGACTGTGAAAGTGAAAAATGTGAGCTTTGAGAAGAAGGTTCAGATCCGCATCACTTTTGATAGTTGGAAAAGCTACACTGATGTGGACTGTGTTTACATGAAGAATGTATATGGTGGCTCAGATAGTGACACCTTCTCTTTTGCCATTGACTTGCCCTCTGTCATTCCAACAAAGGAGAAAATTGAGTTCTGTATTTCTTACCATGCCAATGGGCAGATCTTCTGGGACAACAATGAGGGTCAGAATTATAGAATTGTCCATGTGCAATGGAAACCTGATGGAGTTCAGACCCAGGCATCCCAGGACTGTGCGTTCCACCAGACACCCCCCAAGAGCGAGTCAGAGTCCACAGTCTTTGGCAGTCCAAGGATGGCCAGTGGGCTCTTCCCCGAGTGGCAGAGTTGGGGGAGGATGGAGAACTTAGCCTCTTACCGATGA